A genomic stretch from Actinomadura rubteroloni includes:
- a CDS encoding ferredoxin reductase, translating to MHALPSRSPVRRLAKAARWLTTPLLPEDYLGLVNPLWSTVEPRGRIEDVRREAPGVATLRIRPGIEWDGHRPGQWLKIGVDIDGVRHWRTFSLSSPPRPDGRLTITVKATPDGLVSRHLVHRARPGMIVRLETADGEFVLPSPLPRKILFLAAGSGITPVMAMLRGLDVTGTFPDTVVVYSSRTPGDVIFGDELRDLARRHPALTLVERHTAVDGRLAAADLPGVCPDWAERETWACGPAGMLDDVETHWNAAGHAERLRTERFRVVLAGTGGEGGRVRFCSSGVEVDADGATPLLDAGEGAGALLPSGCRMGICYSCVGRLRSGQVRDLRTGEVHGEEGHMIQTCVSAAAGPVELDL from the coding sequence GTGCACGCGCTCCCGTCCCGCTCGCCGGTGCGCCGGCTCGCGAAGGCGGCGCGGTGGCTCACCACGCCGCTGCTCCCCGAGGACTACCTCGGCCTCGTCAACCCGCTGTGGTCGACGGTCGAGCCGCGCGGCCGGATCGAGGACGTCCGGCGCGAGGCGCCCGGCGTGGCGACGCTACGGATCCGGCCCGGCATCGAATGGGACGGCCACCGCCCCGGCCAGTGGCTCAAGATCGGCGTCGACATCGACGGCGTGCGCCACTGGCGGACGTTCTCGCTGTCGTCCCCGCCGCGCCCCGACGGACGGCTCACGATCACCGTCAAGGCCACCCCGGACGGCCTGGTCTCCCGGCACCTCGTCCACCGCGCCCGGCCCGGCATGATCGTCCGGCTGGAGACGGCCGACGGCGAGTTCGTCCTGCCGTCCCCGCTCCCCCGCAAGATCCTGTTCCTCGCGGCGGGCAGCGGCATCACGCCCGTCATGGCGATGCTGCGCGGCCTCGACGTGACTGGAACGTTTCCGGACACGGTCGTCGTCTACTCGTCCCGCACCCCCGGCGACGTCATCTTCGGCGACGAACTGCGCGACCTCGCGCGCCGGCACCCCGCGCTGACGCTGGTCGAGCGGCACACCGCCGTCGACGGCCGGCTCGCCGCCGCCGACCTGCCGGGCGTCTGCCCCGACTGGGCCGAGCGCGAGACGTGGGCGTGCGGCCCGGCCGGGATGCTGGACGACGTCGAGACGCACTGGAACGCGGCGGGCCACGCCGAACGGCTCCGCACGGAACGTTTCCGCGTCGTCCTCGCGGGAACCGGCGGCGAAGGAGGCCGGGTGCGGTTCTGCTCCAGCGGCGTGGAGGTCGACGCCGACGGCGCCACCCCCCTGCTGGACGCGGGCGAGGGCGCGGGCGCCCTCCTGCCGAGCGGCTGCCGGATGGGCATCTGTTACAGCTGCGTCGGCCGCCTCCGCTCCGGCCAGGTCCGTGATCTGCGCACCGGCGAGGTCCACGGCGAGGAGGGCCACATGATCCAGACGTGCGTCTCCGCCGCCGCCGGCCCCGTCGAACTCGACCTCTGA
- a CDS encoding DNA polymerase III subunit delta', whose product MSVWDDVVGQDHVVAGLRRAAEGAPAHAWLFTGPPGSGRSAAARAFAAGLQCADTPRGCGHCASCHQVLQGTHADVEVVRPAGLSFGVRETRELVLRASSSPSGGRYQIVLFEDADRATEAAANALLKAIEEPPPRTIWLLCTPSPEDLLVTIRSRCRLVTLRTPPVAAVAATLVQRDGVDPATAEEAARAAQGHISRARRLATDADARARRAEVLAVPRRLTGVGPAVTAAEALVKAAEAEAKTTVEELNESETSALRQALGESAKGRMPRGTAGALKELEDRQKSRATRIKRDALDRTLLDLASYYRDVLALQMGAPNDLVNTPLTAELRTAAAGAPPEATLRRLDAIMECRDRIDANVNPLLAVEALTLALRS is encoded by the coding sequence ATGAGCGTGTGGGACGACGTCGTCGGGCAGGACCACGTCGTCGCGGGGCTGCGGCGCGCGGCCGAGGGCGCTCCGGCGCACGCGTGGCTGTTCACCGGGCCGCCCGGGTCGGGACGGTCGGCGGCGGCGCGGGCGTTCGCGGCGGGGTTGCAGTGCGCCGACACGCCGCGCGGCTGCGGGCACTGCGCGTCCTGCCACCAGGTGTTGCAGGGGACGCACGCCGACGTCGAGGTCGTCCGGCCCGCCGGGCTGTCGTTCGGGGTGCGGGAGACGCGGGAGCTGGTGCTGCGGGCGTCGTCGTCGCCGTCGGGCGGGCGCTACCAGATCGTGCTGTTCGAGGACGCCGACCGCGCCACCGAGGCCGCGGCGAACGCGCTGCTGAAGGCCATCGAGGAGCCGCCACCGCGGACGATCTGGCTGCTGTGCACGCCGTCCCCCGAGGACCTGCTGGTGACGATCCGCTCGCGGTGCCGGCTGGTGACGTTGCGGACGCCGCCGGTCGCGGCCGTCGCGGCGACGCTCGTCCAGCGCGACGGCGTCGACCCGGCCACGGCCGAGGAGGCGGCGCGGGCCGCGCAGGGCCACATCAGCCGCGCGCGGCGCCTGGCGACCGACGCCGACGCCCGCGCCCGCCGCGCCGAGGTGCTGGCGGTGCCGCGCCGCCTGACCGGGGTCGGCCCGGCGGTGACGGCCGCCGAGGCGCTGGTGAAGGCGGCCGAGGCGGAGGCGAAGACGACGGTGGAGGAGCTGAACGAGTCCGAGACGTCCGCGCTGCGCCAGGCGCTCGGCGAGAGCGCGAAGGGCCGGATGCCGCGCGGGACGGCGGGCGCGCTGAAGGAACTGGAGGACCGGCAGAAGTCACGTGCGACCCGTATCAAACGGGACGCGCTGGACCGGACGCTGCTGGATCTGGCGTCCTATTACCGGGACGTCCTGGCACTGCAGATGGGTGCGCCGAACGACCTGGTGAACACGCCGCTCACCGCCGAGCTGCGCACGGCCGCCGCCGGGGCGCCGCCGGAGGCCACGCTCCGCCGCCTCGACGCGATCATGGAGTGCCGCGACCGCATCGACGCGAACGTCAATCCCCTGCTCGCGGTGGAGGCGCTGACGCTGGCGCTGCGGAGCTGA
- a CDS encoding efflux RND transporter periplasmic adaptor subunit, which yields MKLPIPRRALLVNGALGALLLGGAGAAYLTLADDGADASAATRTARIARGTVASSVSASGSVESARTRSLSFGSSGTVTKIYAVVGKKVAAGTVLARLDATAAEEAYEQAKADLVVAEAGDTTSDKGYASYLKAKNARNAALRTLNGTVLRAPISGTVTAVNGTVGGSSSGSGGGTSSGSGSESGSGSSSSGTTTSSSGSGFIEMADTAKLQITGNFTEADTTKLKAGQAATITFDALPGTTATGKVLDVGLAPTTTDNVVKYPVAIGLTKVPSGVRLGQTATVEVSVSKAEDVLYVPSAAVRTAGGQSTVTVVRDGKRSTVTVETGVTGDQGTEIKSGLEEGDEVVLASAASGGTGQTGQRTGFPGGGVPGGGGFPGGGAGGRR from the coding sequence ATGAAACTGCCGATCCCACGCCGGGCGCTGCTGGTCAACGGCGCGCTCGGCGCGCTGTTGCTCGGCGGCGCCGGGGCCGCCTATCTGACGCTCGCCGACGACGGCGCGGACGCGTCCGCCGCCACCCGCACCGCGCGGATCGCGCGCGGGACCGTCGCGTCGTCGGTGTCGGCGTCCGGGTCGGTGGAGAGCGCGCGGACGCGTTCGCTGTCGTTCGGTTCGTCCGGGACGGTCACCAAGATCTACGCGGTGGTCGGGAAGAAGGTCGCGGCCGGGACGGTCCTCGCCCGGCTCGACGCGACGGCCGCCGAGGAGGCGTACGAGCAGGCCAAGGCGGACCTGGTGGTCGCGGAGGCGGGCGACACGACGTCCGACAAGGGCTACGCGAGTTACCTCAAGGCGAAGAACGCCCGCAACGCGGCGTTGCGGACGTTGAACGGGACGGTGCTGCGCGCCCCGATCTCCGGGACGGTCACCGCCGTCAACGGGACGGTCGGCGGCAGCTCCAGCGGGTCGGGCGGCGGGACGTCGTCGGGCTCGGGCTCGGAATCCGGCTCGGGCTCGTCGTCGTCCGGCACGACGACCTCCTCGTCCGGTTCGGGCTTCATCGAGATGGCCGACACGGCGAAGCTCCAGATCACCGGGAACTTCACCGAGGCGGACACGACCAAGCTCAAGGCGGGCCAGGCGGCGACGATCACGTTCGACGCGCTGCCCGGGACGACCGCGACGGGCAAGGTCCTGGACGTCGGGCTCGCCCCCACGACCACCGACAATGTCGTGAAATATCCGGTGGCGATCGGGCTGACGAAGGTGCCGTCCGGCGTCCGCCTCGGCCAGACCGCGACCGTCGAGGTCTCCGTGTCGAAGGCGGAGGACGTCCTGTACGTCCCGAGCGCGGCGGTCCGGACGGCGGGCGGGCAGAGCACGGTCACGGTCGTCCGGGACGGGAAGCGCTCCACGGTCACCGTCGAGACGGGCGTCACGGGCGACCAGGGCACCGAGATCAAGTCGGGCTTGGAGGAAGGGGACGAGGTCGTCCTCGCCTCGGCCGCGTCCGGCGGGACGGGCCAGACCGGTCAGCGCACCGGTTTCCCCGGCGGCGGCGTGCCGGGCGGCGGCGGGTTCCCCGGCGGCGGGGCCGGAGGACGGCGGTGA
- a CDS encoding ABC transporter ATP-binding protein: MTPVLDVRSVTKVHGSGDTAVHALRGVTLRVERGDYVAIMGASGSGKSTLMNIIGCLDVPSAGRYRLDGHDVGGLDERRLAILRNRRIGFVFQSFNLIPRMSAQANVELPLAYGGVRAAERRRRAVAALREVGLADRMRHEPNELSGGQQQRVAIARALVTAPTLLLADEPTGALDSRSTGDVLHLFDGLHRAGRTLVIITHEADVAAHARRIVRLVDGRVVSDQPRAGAVR, translated from the coding sequence GTGACCCCCGTCCTGGACGTCCGGTCCGTCACCAAGGTCCACGGGTCCGGCGACACGGCCGTGCACGCGTTGCGCGGGGTGACGCTGCGGGTCGAGCGCGGGGACTATGTCGCGATCATGGGCGCGTCCGGCTCCGGGAAGTCCACGCTGATGAACATCATCGGCTGCCTGGACGTCCCGAGCGCCGGCCGGTACCGGCTCGACGGGCACGACGTCGGCGGCCTGGACGAACGCCGCCTCGCCATCCTGCGCAACCGGCGCATCGGGTTCGTGTTCCAGTCGTTCAACCTCATCCCCCGGATGAGCGCGCAGGCCAACGTGGAGCTGCCGCTCGCCTACGGCGGCGTCCGGGCGGCCGAACGGCGGCGCCGGGCCGTCGCCGCGCTGCGCGAAGTCGGCCTCGCGGACCGCATGCGCCATGAACCGAACGAGCTGTCGGGCGGGCAGCAGCAACGCGTCGCCATCGCCCGCGCGCTCGTCACCGCCCCGACGCTCCTGCTCGCCGACGAGCCGACGGGCGCGCTCGACAGCCGGTCCACCGGGGACGTCCTGCACCTGTTCGACGGCCTGCACCGCGCCGGCCGCACGCTCGTGATCATCACGCACGAGGCGGACGTGGCCGCGCACGCCCGGCGGATCGTCCGGCTCGTGGACGGACGCGTCGTCTCCGACCAGCCGCGCGCCGGGGCCGTCCGGTGA
- a CDS encoding fatty acid desaturase family protein, protein MSHDPTAHLTPADYDAIARELDELREEIFAELGDDDAAYIHKVIRWQRYLEIGGRAMLMASSLPPAWLAGTATLSVAKILENMEIGHNVMHGQWDWMRDSKIHSTTWEWDNVSPAEQWKHSHNFVHHTFTNVLGKDHDVGYGILRVTPEQPWNPVYLGQPFYNALLAMFFEYGVALHDLDLHKILQGEDDREVTRAKLRDIGRKIRRQWAKDYIAFPLLSGPQFLSTLGANFSANIVRNVWAHTIIFCGHFPGDIDVFEVGEEQLDGETRGEWYVRQILGSANISGGKLFHLMTGNLSHQIEHHLFPDMPSNRYAEIAPRVRALCDKYGLPYHTGSLRKQAGSTWKKIVRYALPGPSSTPAPPRAPLAKSKEPVAV, encoded by the coding sequence ATGAGTCACGACCCCACCGCCCACCTCACCCCCGCCGACTACGACGCCATCGCGCGCGAGCTGGACGAGCTGCGCGAAGAGATCTTCGCCGAGCTGGGCGACGACGACGCCGCGTACATCCACAAGGTCATCCGCTGGCAGCGGTACCTGGAGATCGGCGGCCGGGCCATGCTGATGGCCTCGTCGCTGCCGCCCGCCTGGCTCGCCGGGACCGCGACCCTGTCGGTCGCGAAGATCCTGGAGAACATGGAGATCGGGCACAACGTCATGCACGGCCAGTGGGACTGGATGCGCGACTCCAAGATCCACTCGACGACGTGGGAGTGGGACAACGTCTCCCCCGCCGAGCAGTGGAAGCACTCGCACAACTTCGTCCACCACACGTTCACGAACGTCCTCGGCAAGGACCACGACGTGGGCTACGGCATCCTGCGCGTGACGCCGGAGCAGCCGTGGAACCCCGTCTACCTCGGGCAGCCGTTCTACAACGCGCTGCTCGCGATGTTCTTCGAGTACGGCGTCGCGCTGCACGACCTGGACCTGCACAAGATCCTCCAGGGCGAGGACGACCGCGAGGTCACCCGCGCCAAGCTCCGCGACATCGGCCGCAAGATCCGCCGCCAGTGGGCCAAGGACTACATCGCGTTCCCGCTGCTCAGCGGGCCGCAGTTCCTGTCGACGCTGGGCGCGAACTTCTCGGCGAACATCGTCCGGAACGTGTGGGCGCACACGATCATCTTCTGCGGGCACTTCCCCGGCGACATCGACGTGTTCGAGGTCGGCGAGGAGCAGCTCGACGGGGAGACGCGCGGCGAGTGGTACGTCCGGCAGATCCTCGGCTCGGCGAACATCTCCGGCGGCAAGCTGTTCCACCTCATGACGGGGAACCTGAGCCACCAGATCGAGCACCACCTGTTCCCGGACATGCCGAGCAACCGGTACGCGGAGATCGCTCCCCGGGTGCGGGCGCTGTGCGACAAGTACGGCCTGCCGTATCACACGGGGTCGCTGCGCAAGCAGGCCGGAAGCACGTGGAAGAAGATCGTCCGGTACGCGCTGCCGGGGCCGAGCAGCACGCCGGCGCCGCCGCGCGCGCCGCTCGCCAAGAGCAAGGAGCCCGTCGCCGTCTGA
- a CDS encoding WD40 repeat domain-containing protein yields the protein MDGNDNGPARGARLGSWRGLIPLSAAALAAFAVAGGLDAVDRHQKAGARERSAAAASAHERVQLKKKRAAEPKYVVGVRRTGSALVVRDARTGRDVGLPVAAPSGATFQRVASAGEGTYVVASATRRAVTFSRLKLDSKGRPRALTEIAGTSVPGRSTPWSDLAVSADGRRIAYVTYTGKAGRVDVVSSTERKTWTTRSAARISSLSFAGDTLAFVWNPVAAPSRHQVRTLDTAAAPGDLRTSRPVLLLPPGGGPALLSRDGATIVAGIVGGASTTLRAYSVQTGKPTEDLWKQKAEVAALAPDPTGGHLLAATSDGTLYGARELPVRGADLTDVAW from the coding sequence ATGGACGGCAACGACAACGGACCGGCGCGCGGCGCGCGGCTCGGGTCCTGGCGGGGCCTGATCCCGCTGAGCGCCGCCGCGCTCGCGGCCTTCGCGGTGGCGGGCGGGCTGGACGCGGTGGACCGGCACCAGAAGGCGGGCGCCCGGGAACGTTCCGCCGCCGCCGCGTCCGCGCACGAGCGGGTGCAGTTGAAGAAGAAGCGCGCCGCCGAGCCGAAGTACGTGGTGGGCGTGCGGCGCACCGGGTCCGCGCTGGTCGTCCGGGACGCGCGGACGGGCAGGGACGTCGGCCTGCCGGTCGCCGCCCCGTCCGGCGCGACGTTCCAGCGGGTGGCGTCGGCGGGCGAGGGGACGTACGTGGTGGCGTCCGCGACGCGCCGCGCGGTGACGTTCAGCCGCCTCAAGCTCGATTCCAAGGGCCGCCCGCGGGCGCTGACGGAGATCGCGGGCACGTCGGTGCCGGGCCGCTCGACGCCCTGGTCGGACCTCGCGGTCAGCGCGGACGGCCGCCGCATCGCCTACGTCACCTACACCGGCAAGGCGGGCCGGGTGGACGTCGTGTCGTCCACGGAGCGCAAGACGTGGACGACGCGGTCGGCCGCGCGGATCTCCAGCCTGTCGTTCGCGGGCGACACGCTCGCATTCGTGTGGAACCCGGTCGCCGCGCCGTCCCGCCACCAGGTCCGCACGCTGGACACCGCCGCCGCGCCCGGCGACCTGCGGACGAGCCGTCCGGTGCTCCTGCTGCCCCCCGGCGGCGGCCCCGCGCTGCTCAGCCGCGACGGCGCGACGATCGTGGCGGGCATCGTCGGGGGCGCGTCCACGACCCTGCGGGCCTATTCGGTGCAGACCGGCAAGCCCACCGAGGATCTGTGGAAACAGAAGGCCGAAGTGGCCGCGCTGGCCCCCGACCCGACCGGCGGCCACCTGCTCGCGGCGACGTCCGACGGCACGCTCTACGGCGCCAGGGAACTGCCCGTGCGCGGCGCGGACCTCACCGACGTCGCCTGGTGA
- a CDS encoding sensor histidine kinase: protein MDESAPPWTRGRRRLLLSAGMFAYPAATAVGVAQYARGGRAVAGYALAAAFAVCYPLAALAAARRAPRAFWALLGVLAALFLAELPLTHVYAFYIGAVVVAAAAAFAPRYAAAIVAAGVLACLAVPWAVWRDDPGWFQAVLIVFTAAAVYAFTELAAANTEVRAARAEVARLASEAERTRIARDLHDLLGHSLTVITVKSGLARRLSATDPERAGREIAEVETLSRQALTDVRAAVSGYRQVTLAGELARGRELLRAAGIDADLPATVDVVDAAHRELFGWVVREGLTNVVRHARASRCTITLSAAHVEIHDDGRGGTPSSGSGLAGLRERVAAAGGRIEAGPARPRGWRLRVTVEGGA, encoded by the coding sequence ATGGACGAGAGCGCGCCCCCGTGGACGCGGGGCCGGCGGCGCCTGCTGCTGTCGGCCGGGATGTTCGCCTACCCGGCGGCGACGGCCGTCGGGGTCGCGCAGTACGCGCGCGGCGGCCGGGCCGTCGCCGGCTACGCGCTCGCCGCCGCGTTCGCGGTCTGCTACCCGCTGGCCGCGCTCGCCGCCGCCCGCCGCGCGCCGCGCGCGTTCTGGGCCCTGCTCGGCGTCCTCGCCGCGCTGTTCCTCGCCGAACTGCCGTTGACGCACGTCTACGCCTTCTATATCGGGGCCGTGGTCGTCGCGGCGGCTGCGGCGTTCGCGCCCCGGTACGCGGCGGCGATCGTCGCGGCGGGGGTGCTCGCGTGCCTCGCGGTGCCGTGGGCGGTGTGGCGGGACGATCCGGGCTGGTTCCAGGCCGTCCTGATCGTCTTCACGGCGGCGGCGGTGTACGCGTTCACCGAACTGGCCGCCGCGAACACCGAGGTGCGCGCGGCCCGCGCCGAGGTCGCCCGGCTGGCGTCCGAGGCCGAGCGCACCCGCATCGCCCGCGACCTGCACGACCTGCTCGGCCACTCGCTGACGGTCATCACGGTCAAGAGCGGCCTCGCGCGGCGGCTCTCGGCGACCGACCCCGAGCGGGCGGGACGCGAGATCGCCGAGGTCGAGACCCTTTCCCGGCAGGCGCTGACCGATGTCCGCGCCGCCGTGTCGGGCTATCGGCAGGTGACGCTCGCCGGGGAGCTGGCACGCGGGCGGGAGCTGCTGCGCGCGGCCGGGATCGACGCCGACCTGCCCGCCACCGTGGACGTCGTGGACGCCGCGCACCGCGAACTGTTCGGCTGGGTCGTCCGGGAAGGGCTGACGAACGTCGTCCGGCACGCCCGCGCGTCCCGCTGCACGATCACGCTGTCCGCGGCGCACGTGGAGATCCACGACGACGGCCGCGGCGGTACCCCGTCGTCCGGCAGCGGGCTGGCGGGACTGCGGGAACGGGTCGCGGCGGCGGGCGGGCGGATCGAGGCCGGGCCGGCGCGTCCGCGCGGCTGGCGGCTGCGCGTGACCGTGGAGGGCGGGGCATGA
- a CDS encoding fructosamine kinase family protein, with product MDSLLGTAIERETALGSEHDAWTLHRVLLADGRDVFVKRASRPGLFAAEAAGLRWLAEAGPVAPVAPVLDVTDDLLVLPWLEPVRPDASLAEQFGRELAGTHAAGPGEYGAPWDGLIAGLPLDNTPDAGPWGRWYAERRLAPYLSAPGLDEPTIRLVEQVIEDIDALAGPPEPPSRIHGDLWSENIVWTAERGVLVDPAAHGGHRETDLAMLALFGTPHLARLLAAYDEAAPLAAGWRDRVPLHQLHPLLVHVALYGAFYRESVADAARRALAAR from the coding sequence GTGGATTCACTCCTGGGCACGGCCATCGAGCGGGAGACCGCGCTGGGCTCCGAGCACGACGCCTGGACGCTGCACCGCGTCCTGCTGGCGGACGGCCGGGACGTCTTCGTCAAGCGGGCGTCGCGCCCCGGGCTGTTCGCCGCCGAGGCCGCGGGGCTGCGCTGGCTGGCCGAGGCGGGGCCGGTCGCGCCGGTCGCGCCCGTCCTGGACGTCACCGACGACCTGCTGGTGCTGCCGTGGCTGGAGCCGGTGCGTCCGGACGCGTCCCTGGCCGAGCAGTTCGGCCGGGAGCTGGCCGGGACGCACGCCGCCGGGCCGGGCGAGTACGGCGCGCCGTGGGACGGCCTGATCGCCGGCCTGCCGCTCGACAACACGCCCGACGCGGGGCCGTGGGGGCGCTGGTACGCCGAACGCCGCCTCGCGCCCTATCTGAGCGCCCCGGGCCTGGACGAACCGACGATCCGGCTGGTCGAGCAGGTGATCGAGGACATCGACGCGCTCGCGGGGCCGCCCGAACCGCCGTCCCGGATCCATGGCGACCTGTGGTCGGAGAACATCGTGTGGACGGCCGAACGCGGCGTCCTGGTCGACCCGGCCGCGCACGGCGGCCACCGCGAGACGGACCTGGCGATGCTCGCCCTCTTCGGCACGCCCCACCTGGCCCGGCTGCTCGCCGCCTACGATGAGGCCGCCCCGCTGGCCGCCGGGTGGCGCGACCGGGTGCCGCTGCACCAGTTGCATCCGCTGCTCGTCCACGTGGCGCTGTACGGGGCGTTCTACCGCGAGTCCGTCGCCGACGCGGCCCGCCGGGCGCTCGCCGCGCGGTAA
- a CDS encoding ABC transporter permease, whose product MTPAEILRFALRGLAANKLRSALTTLGILIGVASVIVLVAVGNGSSEAVKKSIQRLGADALTVTPSTTGSGRGGLFGRGAAQQQPSGPRTQAHDLTVADAAALGSSGQAPSVRSASPVVTSQSVTASYAGTSATIGQFVGTTPTYFPAANKTLASGSLFSATDAKAVVLGSTTASDLFGAVSPIGKKIDVGGIRFTVVGVLKATGSSSSSFSDPDSIAVAPLAAVQQSLTGYGGLDQIIVQATGSDAVDAAQAEITALLAQRHGAATSGTADFTVSSQASVQSAVSDSTRTFTVLLGAVAAISLLVGGIGITNIMLVTVTERTREIGIRKAIGAPRGAILAQFVVEATVLSLIGGLLGVAVGVGGTLFRIAGVQPVLVPSSIALALAVSVAIGLFFGGFPAGRAARLRPIEALRHE is encoded by the coding sequence GTGACGCCCGCCGAGATCCTGCGGTTCGCCCTGCGCGGGCTCGCCGCCAACAAGCTGCGCAGCGCCCTCACCACGCTCGGGATCCTCATCGGCGTCGCGTCGGTGATCGTGCTGGTCGCGGTCGGGAACGGGTCGTCGGAGGCGGTGAAGAAGAGCATCCAGCGGCTCGGCGCGGACGCGCTGACCGTCACGCCGTCCACGACGGGGAGCGGGCGCGGCGGCCTCTTCGGACGCGGGGCCGCGCAGCAGCAGCCGAGCGGGCCGCGCACGCAGGCGCACGACCTGACGGTCGCGGACGCCGCGGCGCTCGGCTCGTCCGGGCAGGCGCCGTCGGTGCGGAGCGCGTCGCCGGTCGTGACGAGCCAGTCCGTGACGGCGAGCTACGCGGGGACGTCCGCGACGATCGGCCAGTTCGTCGGGACGACGCCGACCTATTTCCCTGCGGCCAACAAGACGCTGGCGTCCGGGTCACTGTTCTCTGCCACGGACGCTAAGGCGGTCGTGCTGGGGAGCACGACGGCGTCCGACCTGTTCGGGGCCGTCAGTCCGATCGGTAAGAAGATCGACGTCGGCGGGATACGGTTCACCGTCGTCGGGGTGCTGAAGGCCACGGGCTCGTCGTCGTCCAGCTTCTCCGACCCCGACAGCATCGCCGTGGCGCCGCTCGCGGCCGTCCAGCAGAGCCTGACCGGGTACGGCGGGCTCGACCAGATCATCGTCCAGGCGACGGGCTCGGACGCGGTGGACGCCGCACAGGCCGAGATCACCGCCCTGCTCGCCCAGCGGCACGGCGCCGCGACGTCCGGGACGGCCGACTTCACGGTGTCCAGCCAGGCCAGCGTGCAGTCCGCCGTCAGCGACTCCACGCGGACGTTCACCGTGCTGCTCGGCGCCGTCGCCGCGATCTCGCTGCTCGTCGGCGGGATCGGCATCACCAACATCATGCTCGTGACCGTCACCGAACGGACGCGCGAGATCGGCATCCGGAAGGCGATCGGCGCCCCGCGCGGCGCGATCCTCGCCCAGTTCGTCGTGGAGGCCACCGTGCTCAGCCTGATCGGCGGGCTGCTCGGCGTCGCGGTCGGCGTAGGTGGAACGTTGTTCCGGATCGCCGGGGTGCAGCCGGTGCTCGTGCCGTCGTCCATCGCCCTGGCCCTCGCGGTGTCGGTGGCGATCGGCCTGTTCTTCGGCGGCTTCCCCGCCGGCCGCGCGGCCCGGCTCCGCCCGATCGAGGCGCTGCGCCATGAGTGA
- a CDS encoding low molecular weight protein-tyrosine-phosphatase, whose product MPFRVTFVCTGNICRSPMAEHVLRHHVGEAGLDVVVDSSGIDGWHVGEHADRRTVAALRRAGYATSHTARRFDPEWFDGYDLILALDEGHLRDLRTMAPDSAARAKVRMLREFDPVAGEDLDVPDPYYGGTDGFDRVLRLIEAAMPGLLREIKSGVTVG is encoded by the coding sequence ATGCCGTTCCGCGTCACGTTCGTCTGCACCGGCAACATCTGCCGGTCGCCCATGGCCGAGCACGTGCTGCGCCACCACGTCGGCGAGGCCGGGCTGGACGTCGTCGTGGACAGCTCCGGCATCGACGGCTGGCACGTCGGCGAGCACGCCGACCGCCGGACGGTCGCGGCGCTGCGCCGCGCGGGCTACGCCACGTCGCACACGGCCCGCCGTTTCGACCCCGAGTGGTTCGACGGCTACGACCTGATCCTGGCGCTGGACGAGGGGCACCTGCGCGACCTGCGGACGATGGCGCCCGACTCCGCCGCCCGTGCCAAGGTGCGGATGCTGCGCGAGTTCGACCCCGTCGCGGGCGAGGACCTGGACGTCCCGGACCCGTACTACGGCGGCACGGACGGTTTCGACCGCGTCCTGAGGCTCATCGAGGCCGCAATGCCCGGATTGCTGCGCGAGATCAAGTCAGGCGTTACCGTCGGTTAG